The genomic DNA gtatattttgtttttatttgaagaacTTCTAATATTTTTTGAATTAATCCataagtaatattatttgatttaatttaattaaatcccttaaactttgtttatattttaggtatattttgtttttattttaacaacttCTAATATTCTTCAAATTAATCCATAAgtaatattatttaatttaatttaataaactcCTTTAAACTTTGCTTATATGTTAACCGCCTGCAGACAAGAATCAGGGCACACTACTGCTACTCAGCAGTTTTGCGTGTGTGCCTGGTCTGTGTTTTGTccccttttgacaagttttgtccattcTAATAACTCACTATGAGTACCAAAAAGACAACAAACCAGCGTGGAAAaaggaagaatccctgtggggtttaaaaaaaagaatatttgcGAGGAGAACATTAATGGCTCTCACAAGTACGGAAAAATGGACGAAGCaaattttaattgtgatgagacccgacttttctggaaaaatatgccagAGCAGACTTCTTTCACAGCGGAGGAGAAGAGCGACCTCTCATTCAGCGGCACCTCTTCCAgagagcgcgcacacacacacacacacacacacacacacacatacacacacacactgccccCCTCCCGCTTCCTCCCTTCTctccctttttttcctcttttttttctttagctCCTCCTTTGTCGACGTTAATGTAAGCAGATTATACTTtttagaaaaggaaaaaaaagttagttacattttttttgtgatttctgattgttgtgagggcaccaaagggaatTTGTTTACCGTGCCTGTGtgcagagcagcgcatacagacGACAGTTCAGCTCGTTGTTGGTGTGGCTTGTTATTAAATATAAAGTTCGTGTGTTTGGTATCcactactgtatagcactttatattgtgttcaaagtgtgcaaaccttcactaaaatatggacttttgtcaaggctggaaccaattattcatatttacattgtttcttaaagAAATTTGCTTCCctgtacaaacttttccatttacgaaCCCTGCTCGAGGAACCAataaagtttgtaaatcgaggttccactctgcctgtttttgttaataataAGGAAGTAGGGCCTTTGCTGTCATGTAATACAACATGTTGCCccctagtggcctggcatgcttACTACACTgctttcagttgtttttgtctcCGTGAAAAAACCCGTGGCACATCCCTTAACTgtttacacgtgtgtgtgtgtgtgtgtgtgtgtgtgtgtgtgtgtgtgtgtgtgtgtcaacagaaGTGACTTCACCCTGACTGTGTGTACACGCCGATATTAGCTCACCACCTTGATGAGTCATGCAGTTCATATCCCAATCAGTCTGAACAAATCAGTTCCGCCTCCCCCCCCCGACCCCCCTTAGGCGCGGTGGTGGTtgggggtttggggggggggggctgcaaagtatgaaaatgagctCAGAGTGGAAATGAGGCCGTAAAgtctgagaagaagaagaagaatgtggGGAGAAATGTGAGTTGCGGCGGTTTTTTTTGGACAAAGCTGTCGTCTGGAGGTTTGTGCGCTCTCTGGTGATCTCATCATCTCCAGCAGCGCCGCCATTAGAGCGTGCACGCGCAGACCcccactctgtgtgtgtgtgtgtgtgtgtgtgtgtgtgtgtgtgtgtgtgtgcgcgcccaTCAGCATGTGTCAGTGTCTATTATAATTTAGCCCTTTTgtaatttagtgtgtgtgtgtgttctgtcgAGCAAGCAGAAACGTGGTGTGTggttgtgtatgcgtgtgtgtgtgtgcgtgtggttgAGTCGGTAGCCAACGACTCCAAGCCACAATATTTTCCCCCCTCAGTCATGTTGTTCTGTATCATTCATGGAGCGAGAGGAGCGTAAGAAGAGCGTGCGGCCGCTGAGAGGTGTAGAAGAGGatgggagagagagagatggagatggagagggagggagagagagagagaggaagagcgagagagagaggaagggagagagagagaggaaaagagagagagacagaggaaAAGAGAGAGAAAGGAGAGGAAAGGAGAGAGAGAGTGAAAAAGTGAGAGAGAGAGGAaacgagagaaagagagagagaggaagggagagagagaggaagagagagagaaagaagagAGAGAGCggaaaagaaagaaagaggaagagagagagaggaaaaagACAGAGAGAGGAAGAGAGAAAGAGAGGAAAAGAGAGGCAGAGCAGAAGAGCGAGAGAGGAAAAGAGAGAGAGGATAACAGCGGAAGAGAGAGAGGAAGGGAGAGACAGAGAGGAAGAGAGAGCGGAAGAGAGAGAGAAGAAAAGAGAGCGAGAGATAAAGAGAGAGAGGAAAAAAGACAGAGAGAGGAAAAGAGcgggagacagagagagagagagagagagaggggggggggggaaagagaGAGGAAAAGCGAGAGAAAGACAGAGgaagcaagagagagagagagagaaaaaaagagagagagaaagagagtggaaaaaagacagaaagagggagagagacagagagagagagagagagagagagagaggttaaAGGGCGATGTTTGCAGAGCAGGGTTGAACACAGTAGCCAAACTGACCTAAGAGGACAATATTTGCACACTCACTTACTGTACTATACTCACTTACTGTACTACACTCACTTACTGTACTTTACTATACTCACCTACTGTACTTTACTATACTCACCTGCTGTACTTTACTATACTCACCTACTGTACTATACTCACTTACTATACTATACTCACCTACTGTACTATACTCACCTACTGTACTTTACTATACTCACCTACTGTACTATACTCACCTACTGTACTTTACTATACTCGCCTACTGTACTTTACTCACCTACTGTACTATACTCACCTCACCTACTGTACTATACTCACCTACTGTACTATACTCACCTACTGTACTTTACTATACTCACCTACTGTACTATACTCACCTACTGTACTATACTATACTCACctactgtactgtactatactCACCTACTGTACTATACTCACCTAATATACTATACTCACCTACTGTACTATACTCACCTACTGTCAATAACACCAACTGTACTATACTCACCTACTGTAAagtaagtaaagttaaagtaccaatgattgtcacacacgcgaaattattctctgcatttgacccatcacccttgatcaccccctgggaggtgaggggagcagtgagcggcagcggtggccgcgcccaggaatcatttttggtgatttaacccccaattccaacccttgatgctgagtgccaagcagggaggtaatggctcccatttttatagtctttggtatgactcggccggggtttgaactcacaacctacccatctcagggcggacactctaacctatACTCACCTACTGTCaacatgtctgtgtgtgtgtgtgtgtgtgtgtgtgtgtgtgtgtgtgtgtgtgtgtgtgtgtgtgtgtgtgtgtgtgtttaaggacTAAAACTGGGTCAACAGTCTGGTGACTTCATTAGGTACAACCGCACAAAGGAAAAGGAATCTTCCTTTAGAAAAAGTAAAAAGTGACACACGCGCGCCGGCGGACTCCTTCCAGTTTTAGTTCAAGTCCATGTGTCTGTTTCCACCGCCCGCGGAACCTCTCCGACACGCCGTTGCGCAATCCAGCGCTAAATATACGGACGCCGCAACAAATCCATTCAATTTGGCTAAAATCTGCTCGTGTTGGACAGCAAGTCATATAATatccagtttactttcaaaataaaatactggcGGAATGCAAGTAAAACCAATTTAGTACTCACAAGGAAGCAAGAAGCAACAAAAACCGCAGACTCAGCATCCGTCTCAAAGGAAGAATGATCCAGCCCTGAAGGAGGCACCCAGGTGGAACTACATAGAACTAATTAAAGcaggaacaggtgtgctgacaggacatggagCAGAAAGTAaaaggtgcttcaaaacacagagaccaaacaggaaacactgacaaaacaagagcgccaggacaggaagtgattctaaacacaggaaaacacaaacattaCCTTCCTACAACGGAGTCCagacatttccatccatccattttttaccgccgcggcgggtgctggagcctatgtcagcggggtacaccctggacaagtcgccacctcaagtttaacaaaaagtccaaaaccaagGGAGGGAGGAATGGCGGAGGGTAGCCAAACTGCACCCCTGCCTCAAAAGGCCGACCAACAGTCCAGGCCATGTGCCTCTGCAGCCAGCGAGGAAGAGCCAGGcggcggcgagttgaacgccgcagCAACTGACGAGGCGGGCGCCCACGGAACAGCCCGTCTCTGGGCCGATGAGGAGGAGGCGTGTGATGGCTGCTTGTGCGGCAGGTAAGCTGG from Nerophis lumbriciformis linkage group LG16, RoL_Nlum_v2.1, whole genome shotgun sequence includes the following:
- the LOC133617330 gene encoding uncharacterized protein translates to MEREERKKSVRPLRGVEEDGRERDGDGEGGRERERKSERERKGERERKRERDRGKERERRGKERESEKVRERGNERKRERGRERERKRERKKRESGKERKRKRERGKRQREEERKRGKERQSRRAREEKRERITAEEREEGRDREEERAEEREKKREREIKRERKKDRERKRAGDRERERERGGGGKERGKADQQSRPCASAASEEEPGGGELNAAATDEAGAHGTARLWADEEEACDGCLCGR